The following coding sequences lie in one Silene latifolia isolate original U9 population chromosome 5, ASM4854445v1, whole genome shotgun sequence genomic window:
- the LOC141655164 gene encoding protein FAR-RED IMPAIRED RESPONSE 1-like, producing the protein MADMEIVAYEAVENADVDDETIPPVSEEDFCKQLEDVFTPYIGMEFGDIEEAITFYKVYALGVGFDVRKYTTKKWRDGTIKSKLLVCNREGFTKSSNESPGKEEDGSKQERRNKLKRIGCKARMRLFSKNGVLLVDRFHEEHNHELVAVKDREFQKLSKNISKYHMGLIVSNSRFADMNCVEVAKFVVKILKLTSKLNIGATRTYEMCKEVVNGFHNIGASLNDFKNFQRDIKCFIHERDGQLFIDHFKSMAETRPDFYFDYDVDVDGSLRRAIWADGIGRRNYSVFGDAVSYDPTYSTNKYKMVFTPFTGIDNHKRSITFCCALIAKETTESFNWVFERFLIAMGGKEPEYIITYQDPGIIASVPEKFKTKTDLVRMWHIMNKVPCKYGSKRKDYQVFLKKLNAIVWDEELEAEEFDNRWSAIMEEHVPADIEWFTDCYDIRRRGVMAHCKDLRMGGIMRTTQRSESENSFFKSCKGFLESNNLEVTTLKDSLGGRNFDVQDNLTKKQLQMTKLWSEIHETIGVLVDKEKEDVEGLTNLIREFREKLTPVGEKLNKQQQMEKLLGCKASKEISILPPKYSKNKGSGKRILSSKAKAIAIASKPKRMCNNCKQMAHHDKRNCPNPFAEHPPQLSESSKKRRRKRKK; encoded by the exons ATGGCTGATATGGAGATTGTGGCTTATGAGGCTGTTGAGAATG CTGATGTAGATGATGAAACAATTCCACCGGTGTCAGAGGAAGACTTTTGTAAGCAGTTGGAGGATGTATTTACTCCATACATTGGGATGGAGTTTGGGGATATTGAGGAAGCTATAACATTTTATAAGGTGTACGCACTTGGGGTTGGGTTCGATGTGAGAAAATACacaactaaaaagtggcgtgacGGTACTATAAAATCAAAATTATTGGTTTGTAATAGGGAGGGGTTTACAAAATCAAGTAACGAAAGTCCGGGTAAGGAAGAAGATGGAAGTAAGCAGGAGAGAAGAAATAAGCTTAAGAGGATTGGTTGTAAAGCTCGGATGAGGTTATTTTCGAAGAATGGTGTGCTTTTAGTGGACCGGTTTCATGAAGaacataatcacgagcttgttgCTGTCAAAGATAGGGAGTTTCAAAAATTATCCAAAAACATTTCCAAGTATCACATGGGACTAATTGTCTCAAATTCAAGG TTTGCAGACATGAACTGTGTTGAAGTTGCAAAATTTGTCGTTAAAATTTTAAAGTTAACATCTAAA CTGAATATTGGAGCAACAAGAACTTACGAAATGTGTAAGGAGGTTGTTAATGGGTTCCACAATATAGGGGCTAGTTTGAACgacttcaaaaattttcaaagagACATAAAGTGTTTTATTCATGAAAGGGACGGACAACTTTTCATTGATCACTTCAAGAGCATGGCAGAGACTCGGCCAGACTTCTACTTCGACTATGATGTTGACGTAGATGGTAGCCTACGACGCGCAATTTGGGCGGATGGCATTGGTAGGAGGAACTACTCTGTCTTTGGAGATGCCGTTTCGTACGACCCTACTTACTCCACTAACAAGTACAAGATGGTTTTCACTCCCTTCACAGGGATTGACAACCATAAACGATCAATAACTTTCTGTTGTGCCCTTATAGCGAAAGAAACTACGGAATCGTTTAATTGGGTGTTCGAGAGGTTTTTGATTGCTATGGGGGGAAAGGAACCAGAGTACATAATAACATATCAAGATCCTGGAATAATTGCGTCAGTACCCGAAAAATTCAAGACAAAGACGGACCTGGTTCGCATGTGGCACATTATGAATAAGGTTCCTTGTAAGTATGGTAGCAAAAGGAAAGATTACCAGGTATTTCTAAAAAAGTTAAATGCTATTGTATGGGACGAGGAACTTGAAGCAGAGGAGTTCGACAATAGATGGTCAGCAATAATGGAGGAACACGTACCCGCTGACATTGAATGGTTTACGGACTGCTATGATATAAGGAGGCGAGGGGTGATGGCGCACTGTAAGGACTTGAGAATGGGTGGTATTATGAGGACGACACAGCGGTCGGAAAGTGAAAACAGTTTTTTCAAGAG TTGCAAGGGTTTCTTGGAGTCGAACAACTTAGAGGTTACTACCTTGAAGGATTCATTGGGAGGCCGTAATTTTGATGTTCAAGATAACCTG ACGAAGAAGCAACTTCAGATGACAAAATTGTGGTCGGAAATTCACGAAACAATTGGGGTGCTTGTTGATAAGGAAAAGGAAGACGTTGAAGGTCTTACTAATTTAATAAGGGAATTTAGAGAGAAGCTGACACCGGTAGGTGAGAAGTTGAATAAACAACAGCAAATGGAGAAATTGCTTGGTTGTAAAGCAAGTAAGGAGATTTCTATACTGCCACCTAAATATTCCAAAAACAAAGGGAGTGGAAAAAGGATTTTGTCTAGTAAGGCGAAGGCCATTGCAATTGCCAGTAAGCCGAAACGCATGTGCAATAATTGCAAGCAAATGGCACACCATGACAAGAGGAACTGTCCTAACCCTTTTGCCGAGCATCCACCGCAATTGTCGGAATCATccaagaagaggaggaggaagaggaagaagtag
- the LOC141656043 gene encoding uncharacterized protein LOC141656043, which produces MLHSPTATTITLTPFNTSRICTLAHHVTLANVVPLIIPIIAAFIQRSDHGCNCSQTHRRVYLSSPKSSVSAGSLFSVHETKACITHESSASKGSLNAFMLLKENPAAQLCFRLPRAPDYAQTKIWKHWQVVYLLERFLLETQMRHFINMLLTLCLKMVH; this is translated from the exons ATGCTCCACTCTCCTACCGCCACCACCATAACCCTCACTCCCTTCAACACCTCTCGGATCTGCACGCTCGCTCACCATGTCACCCTCGCTAACGTCGTGCCTCTCATCATCCCCATCATTGCTGCTTTCATTCAACGCTCCGATCATGGCTGCAACTGCTCCCAAACACACCGCCG GGTGTACCTCTCTTCACCAAAATCCTCTGTAAGTGCTGGATCACTTTTTTCGGTCCATGAAACCAAAGCTTGCATCACTCATGAGTCTTCTGCTTCAAAAGGATCACTCAACGCTTTTATGTTACTCAAAGAAAACCCTGCTGCTCAG CTATGCTTCCGACTCCCCAGAGCACCAGATTATGCACAGACCAAGATTTGGAAGCATTGGCAGGTGGTGTATCTATTAGAAAGGTTTCTATTAGAAACACAGATGAGGCATTTTATCAATATGCT GTTAACATTATGTCTAAAGATGGTGCACTAA
- the LOC141655165 gene encoding protein FAR1-RELATED SEQUENCE 5-like — protein sequence MESNRWLKYVFAIRQKWIPAYFRDLPLGCLLRTTQRSESSNSYFKRFESHFGTLVEFWMRYNSAIEQQRHTQRRVDNVNEHSMLEKVGPMKVEMHASLVYTHPIFEDFQNEVKHAICSMGVGGLTTVGAVEYHDVHDGLKHMSFRVEFNTKTNESKCACKLFERHGIVCRHILWVWNGRQVHRIPDPYVLARWTKKSYRPVVRDENGKKIPTRFRENITDQSNKTKNQEIEALLGITASNDIDLRPPNKAKNKGSGKILRSSKEKAKTKQQKRKRRCGNCKKWVNHNSRTCTLPFAESPPSDDDDEEESETEELLNTKHTLQEYESDA from the exons ATGGAAAGCAACCGGTGGTTGAAGTATGTCTTTGCAATCAGACAAAAGTGGATACCGGCATACTTTCGGGATCTGCCTCTAGGTTGTTTGTTGCGAACAACCCAGAGATCCGAAAGTTCAAACAGCTATTTCAAGCGGTTTGAAAGCCATTTTGGAACCCTCGTCGAGTTCTGGATGAGGTACAATTCCGCAATAGAGCAGCAAAGGCATACACAAAGGAGGGTGGATAATGTCAATGAACATAGTATGCTCGAGAAAGTAGGGCCGATGAAGGTAGAGATGCATGCCTCACTTGTCTACACCCATCCTATCTTTGAGGACTTTCAGAATGAAGTCAAACATGCCATATGCAGCATGGGGGTCGGGGGTTTGACAACAGTAGGGGCAGTGGAGTACCATGACGTTCATGATGGACTGAAGCACATGAGCTTCCGAGTTGAATTTAACACCAAAACTAACGAGAGCAAATGTGCATGTAAGCTGTTTGAGAGGCATGGCATTGTTTGTCGCCATATACTGtgggtgtggaatggtaggcAGGTCCACAGGATACCTGACCCTTATGTCCttgctcgatggacaaagaaatccTACAGGCCAGTTGTCCgagatgaaaatggaaag AAAATCCCGACACGGTTCAGGGAGAACATCACAGACCAATCGAACAAGACTAAAAACCAGGAAATCGAGGCTCTTCTAGGCATCACAGCTTCAAATGATATTGACCTTCGACCGccaaacaaggccaagaataagggCAGTGGCAAAATATTAAGGTCCTCCAAAGAAAAGGCCAAGACCAAGCAACAAAAGAGGAAGCGAAGATGCGGTAACTGCAAGAAGTGGGTGAACCACAACAGTAGAACTTGTACTCTTCCATTTGCTGAAAGTCCCCCttctgatgacgatgatgaagaagaatcggAAACTGAAGAG CTGCTAAATACTAAGCACACATTACAGGAATATGAATCagatgcatga